A genomic region of Methanobacterium sp. SMA-27 contains the following coding sequences:
- the serA gene encoding phosphoglycerate dehydrogenase → MKVIIADQINEKGIKNLEEVADVVVDFSITQEELISKIKDFDAIIVRSRTKVTRAVIEAGEKLKIIARAGVGVDNVDVEAATERGVMVVNAPESASITVAELTIGLILALARKISIADKSVKEGRWEKSKFMGTELNGKTLGIIGLGRIGTQVLKRAKAFGMSILVYDPYITKEAAKELGVDIVDFQTLLKNSDIMTIHVPLSPETKYLISKDQFKMMKENAIIVNAARGGIINEDDLYEALKIGKLGGAALDVFEKEPPEVSPLLTLDNVILTPHIGASTKEAQIDAAVRVANEVKTVFEGGTPKNVINMPVLDKETLQKVKPHFKVAEKLGNFLIQTAKGNIKEVNITYCGELAEFPKQDIITRFLLKEILDPILTEPVNLINAHSVAKNRGIIITEGKRSDAKGHKNLIKVGMQDDETEMIIEGTFNEEPRIVKINDYKLNIKPKGNMLIVKYKDLPGTIGTIGTKLGEHNINIATMQVGRKDLGGEAVMILKVDQNVLKDIVEEVKRLKYVYDVIPINL, encoded by the coding sequence ATGAAAGTAATCATAGCTGATCAAATAAATGAAAAAGGGATTAAAAACCTTGAAGAAGTTGCAGATGTTGTAGTTGATTTTTCCATCACACAAGAAGAGCTAATAAGCAAAATTAAAGATTTTGATGCTATTATTGTAAGAAGTAGAACCAAAGTAACCCGTGCTGTAATAGAAGCTGGAGAAAAACTTAAAATTATAGCAAGGGCTGGCGTTGGAGTAGATAATGTTGATGTAGAAGCTGCCACTGAAAGAGGAGTAATGGTGGTCAATGCACCAGAATCCGCATCAATTACTGTTGCAGAACTCACAATAGGACTTATACTCGCGCTTGCAAGAAAGATTTCAATTGCAGATAAATCAGTGAAAGAAGGGAGATGGGAAAAAAGTAAATTCATGGGTACAGAACTTAACGGGAAAACTCTTGGAATTATAGGTTTAGGAAGAATTGGAACACAGGTCTTAAAAAGAGCAAAAGCATTTGGAATGAGTATTTTAGTTTATGATCCATACATAACCAAAGAAGCTGCAAAGGAGCTTGGTGTGGACATAGTAGACTTTCAAACATTGCTTAAAAATTCTGATATAATGACTATCCATGTACCACTCAGTCCTGAAACCAAGTACCTCATATCCAAAGATCAATTTAAAATGATGAAAGAAAATGCAATTATAGTAAATGCAGCAAGGGGAGGCATAATAAATGAAGATGACCTCTATGAAGCACTTAAAATTGGTAAATTGGGTGGTGCAGCATTAGATGTATTTGAGAAAGAACCTCCTGAAGTTAGTCCTCTTTTAACACTTGATAATGTAATTTTAACTCCCCATATCGGTGCATCAACCAAGGAAGCACAAATAGATGCTGCTGTCAGAGTGGCTAATGAAGTTAAAACCGTATTTGAAGGTGGAACACCTAAAAACGTTATTAACATGCCAGTTTTAGATAAAGAAACTTTACAAAAAGTCAAACCACATTTTAAAGTTGCTGAAAAGCTTGGAAATTTCCTTATCCAGACTGCAAAGGGAAATATAAAGGAAGTAAATATAACATACTGCGGGGAATTAGCAGAATTCCCAAAACAAGACATTATAACAAGATTTTTATTAAAAGAAATTTTAGATCCAATACTTACCGAACCTGTTAATTTGATAAATGCTCATTCAGTTGCGAAAAATAGGGGGATTATAATAACTGAAGGAAAAAGATCGGATGCAAAAGGCCACAAAAACCTTATAAAAGTTGGAATGCAAGATGATGAGACTGAAATGATTATTGAAGGTACATTTAATGAAGAACCACGGATCGTAAAGATAAACGATTATAAATTAAATATTAAACCCAAAGGAAACATGTTAATTGTAAAATACAAAGATTTACCAGGAACAATAGGTACAATAGGAACAAAACTTGGAGAACATAACATAAATATTGCGACAATGCAAGTAGGTAGAAAAGATCTTGGTGGAGAAGCGGTAATGATCTTAAAAGTTGACCAAAATGTCTTAAAAGACATAGTCGAAGAGGTTAAGAGGTTAAAATATGTTTATGATGTTATTCCAATTAATTTGTAG
- a CDS encoding multiprotein bridging factor aMBF1 yields MRCEICGKKLVEEPLKTKIDGSIMLTCKECSKFGKVQREAPKPKRPGAPRSSRATKRVQRPREPAEEVVENFKDIVRQAREKKGWSREELAEKIYEKASVVGRIESGKMVPDLKLAKKIEKLMNVVLIEKTDDVSADEMGHSKIKGSTIGDIARIKRN; encoded by the coding sequence ATGAGATGTGAGATATGTGGAAAAAAATTAGTGGAAGAACCTCTGAAGACTAAAATAGATGGTTCAATAATGCTTACTTGTAAAGAATGCTCAAAATTTGGTAAAGTACAGAGAGAAGCTCCAAAACCCAAAAGACCAGGAGCACCAAGGAGCAGTAGGGCAACCAAGAGAGTTCAAAGGCCAAGAGAACCGGCCGAAGAAGTTGTTGAAAATTTTAAAGATATAGTTAGGCAAGCAAGAGAGAAGAAAGGATGGTCTCGTGAAGAACTTGCAGAGAAAATATATGAAAAAGCATCTGTAGTAGGAAGGATAGAATCAGGTAAAATGGTGCCGGATCTAAAGCTTGCAAAGAAAATAGAGAAATTAATGAATGTTGTTTTGATAGAAAAAACAGATGATGTTTCAGCAGATGAAATGGGTCATTCAAAAATTAAAGGATCCACAATTGGAGATATTGCTCGAATAAAAAGAAATTAA
- a CDS encoding DUF356 domain-containing protein: protein MALILIRAEDQGKLLNTIADIERHAGLKVAGKPRILNPKTADEIAGKILKQELRSKSDIAVLVRVEDDTTKSIVHIRKIHPPAHVIVISEEYGEFKDLEQLFNGLTYLKGYYSHKNKGN from the coding sequence ATGGCTTTAATTTTAATTCGGGCAGAAGATCAGGGAAAACTTTTGAATACAATCGCGGACATTGAAAGACATGCAGGATTGAAAGTGGCTGGAAAGCCAAGGATATTAAACCCTAAAACTGCCGATGAAATTGCAGGTAAGATATTAAAACAGGAATTAAGATCAAAATCAGATATAGCGGTTCTTGTTCGTGTAGAAGATGACACAACCAAAAGCATTGTTCATATAAGAAAGATACACCCTCCGGCCCATGTTATAGTAATTAGTGAGGAGTATGGTGAATTTAAAGATTTAGAACAATTATTTAATGGGCTTACATACCTGAAGGGTTATTATTCCCATAAAAACAAAGGAAATTAA
- a CDS encoding Mur ligase family protein produces the protein MNSPDNIKKTLEIDSNVYGVVGICGVVGNLIVRMLIDRKLNVLGSDIHEKKDCEYLYTLTGYNIPLYLTAHPESFLNKLDYIIPPPSLNEDSDLYKKIANYKINILPVEDCLKIFKPEKPVLCITGTNGKTTTTTLLKHICRSAGLKPTEHGFRNLQGNIDYIPPLQARLAGDVAVLETGTFGKTGDLKLLVERCEPDCGIVTNINPDHLDQDHDFMDYAKIKGEFIEYFKNKPIIVNSDDPTIFGLVTQEDVITFGLDTKKSGVGYKTCWCGRQIKIEETITGSGLYSCECGLTRPEPDYLALEIDETKGRFKLQTKDVVVNIQMKLVGLHNVYNSIGAIAAAREFFNIPLNNIVDAVESFEGVPGRIEHLFNYNGMDVILDYGHNPAGIETVVTELKKVYSSITVVLTVSSESGESGDNEILSKVLELGDFIVPASFASRKAAEKQSEYISSGKIMLTDMSSIKFKKGTLGATSDQVVEGVKKGLNCDTKALVCLGEAAYKYKEDILKCKELK, from the coding sequence ATGAATAGCCCAGATAACATTAAAAAAACATTAGAAATTGATTCTAATGTTTATGGTGTTGTTGGAATATGTGGTGTTGTAGGAAACCTCATAGTAAGAATGTTAATAGATCGTAAACTCAATGTATTGGGTTCAGACATTCATGAAAAGAAAGATTGCGAATATTTATATACATTAACGGGTTATAATATCCCTTTATATTTAACAGCTCATCCTGAATCATTTTTGAATAAGTTAGATTATATAATTCCTCCTCCAAGTCTTAATGAAGACTCAGATCTTTATAAGAAAATAGCAAATTATAAAATTAATATTTTGCCTGTTGAAGATTGTCTGAAAATTTTCAAACCTGAAAAACCTGTTCTATGCATAACTGGTACTAATGGGAAAACCACAACCACCACACTTTTGAAACATATTTGTAGGAGTGCTGGTTTAAAACCCACAGAACACGGCTTCAGAAATTTGCAGGGAAATATTGATTATATACCACCTTTACAAGCTAGACTTGCAGGTGATGTGGCTGTCCTTGAAACAGGTACCTTTGGAAAAACAGGAGATCTTAAATTACTAGTTGAACGTTGCGAACCAGATTGTGGAATAGTAACGAATATTAACCCGGACCATCTCGATCAAGACCATGATTTTATGGATTATGCAAAAATTAAAGGAGAATTTATTGAATACTTCAAAAATAAACCGATTATAGTGAATTCAGATGATCCTACTATTTTTGGTCTTGTTACTCAAGAAGATGTTATAACATTTGGACTCGATACTAAAAAATCTGGAGTGGGATACAAAACATGCTGGTGTGGAAGGCAAATTAAAATTGAAGAAACAATCACAGGTTCGGGTTTATACAGTTGTGAATGTGGTTTAACTAGACCGGAACCAGATTATCTTGCATTGGAAATTGATGAAACAAAGGGAAGATTCAAACTCCAAACAAAGGATGTTGTGGTTAATATACAAATGAAGTTAGTTGGACTTCACAATGTGTACAACTCAATTGGTGCAATTGCTGCAGCTAGAGAATTCTTCAATATACCCTTAAATAATATTGTGGATGCCGTTGAAAGTTTTGAAGGTGTTCCCGGTAGAATTGAACATTTATTTAATTATAACGGTATGGATGTTATCCTTGACTACGGACACAATCCTGCAGGTATTGAAACCGTTGTTACAGAATTAAAAAAAGTTTATAGCAGTATCACTGTTGTACTTACTGTTTCTTCCGAATCTGGAGAGTCGGGAGATAATGAAATATTAAGCAAAGTTCTAGAACTAGGAGATTTTATTGTTCCAGCTTCATTTGCCTCGAGGAAAGCTGCTGAAAAACAAAGTGAATATATTTCCTCGGGTAAAATCATGCTCACAGACATGTCCTCAATTAAATTCAAAAAGGGCACCCTTGGAGCAACCTCTGATCAGGTGGTAGAAGGAGTTAAAAAGGGTTTAAATTGTGATACAAAGGCATTGGTCTGTCTTGGTGAAGCAGCATATAAATACAAAGAAGATATTCTCAAATGTAAAGAATTAAAATAA